A genomic stretch from Leishmania infantum JPCM5 genome chromosome 25 includes:
- the PEX2 gene encoding glycosome import protein: MAWLGDAVDAQYTIDTVSKQQALLPSSNAFSIFPKDHVLRIFQLDALVLQQELVEILQTTLFHVLDIPPLQHFRFAYQEELVLVLDALLYRLSVWRMGQSIGDRLQNLVLRDEERARLLALQNTKSILPSLAPSRRLLLVHAIMTLVMPYVTRKVQRKVLEEGWEREPVTTARYRIAKALRYGVVTWSLLSLANTFNFLMTGKYRTLVERILSLRLVYGSQRMMRFTNLLYMNQHVQWQTWMSLFRALSLGRYFRRLMKSLSSVASSSALLSMNENLCSACHELPTVCQRSNCGHRYCYYCIKSRLLDSQSTGSFRCIKCGQAVHSCAPA; encoded by the coding sequence ATGGCGTGGCTCGGAGACGCGGTCGACGCGCAGTACACAATCGACACGGTGTcgaagcagcaggcgctgctgccgtcctcCAACGCCTTTTCAATCTTCCCGAAGGATCACGTCCTGCGCATCTTTCAGCTGGATGCGCTTGTGCTGCAACAGGAGCTCGTCGAGATTCTGCAGACGACTCTCTTCCATGTGCTTGACATCCCGCCCCTCCAGCACTTTCGCTTCGCCTATCAGGAGGAGCTTGTGCTCGTTTTGGATGCCCTGTTGTACCGTCTGTCGGTGTGGCGCATGGGGCAGTCCATCGGGGACCGACTGCAGAACTTAGTCCTTCGCGATGAAGAGCGGGCGCGTCTGCTGGCCCTGCAGAACACAAAGTCGATCCTGCCCAGCCTCGCTCCATCCCGCCGACTACTGCTGGTGCACGCAATCATGACGCTCGTAATGCCTTACGTCACCCGCAAGGTGCAGCGAAAGGTGCTAGAGGAGGGATGGGAGCGTGAGCCTGTCACGACGGCGCGATATCGCATCGCCAAGGCGCTCCGCTATGGCGTTGTCACATGGTCTTTGCTCTCTCTTGCCAACACGTTTAACTTCCTGATGACGGGGAAGTACCGCACCCTCGTCGAGCGCATCCTGTCTCTCCGTCTCGTCTACGGCTCGCAGCGGATGATGCGCTTTACAAATCTGCTCTACATGAATCAGCACGTCCAGTGGCAAACGTGGATGTCTCTCTTCAGAGCGCTTAGTCTGGGGCGATACTTCCGGCGACTCATGAAAAGCCTCAGCTCCGTtgcatcgtcgtcggcgttgcTCTCCATGAACGAGAACttgtgcagcgcgtgccaTGAGCTGCCGACAGTGTGCCAGCGGTCGAACTGCGGCCACCGTTACTGCTATTACTGCATCAAGAGTCGGCTGCTCGATAGTCAATCCACCGGCTCCTTTCGTTGTATAAAGTGCGGCCAAGCCGTGCACAGCTGCGCCCCTGCGTAA